A genomic window from Nicotiana sylvestris chromosome 11, ASM39365v2, whole genome shotgun sequence includes:
- the LOC104238137 gene encoding large ribosomal subunit protein uL29-like yields the protein MARIKVHELRGKSKTDLLAQLKDLKAELALLRVAKVTGGAPNKLSKIKVVRLSIAQVLTVISQKQKTALREAYKNKKYLPLDLRPKKTRAIRKRLTKHQASLKTEREKKKEMYFPIRKYAIKV from the exons ATGG CAAGAATCAAAGTTCATGAGCTGAGGGGAAAATCAAAGACTGATCTTTTGGCTCAGTTAAAGGATCTGAAAGCAGAACTCGCTCTTCTCCGTGTTGCTAAGGTCACTGGCGGTGCCCCTAACAAACTCTCCAAAAT TAAGGTGGTGAGGTTGTCAATAGCACAAGTATTGACTGTGATATCACAGAAGCAGAAGACAGCACTGAGAGAAGCTTATAAGAACAAGAAGTACTTGCCGCTTGACCTTCGTCCCAAAAAGACCAGGGCCATTCGTAAACGTCTTACCAAACATCAG GCATCTTTGAAGACAGAAagggagaagaagaaagagatgtACTTTCCAATTAGAAAGTATGCCATTAAGGTTTAA